In the genome of Candidatus Promineifilum breve, the window CCGGTGACGGTCGCCTTCACCAGCGACGACCCGACGGTGGAAATCGTCCCGGCGTCGGTGACCATCCAGCCGGCCAACTGGGACACGCCGCTTGCCATTGGCGTAAGAGCCGCCGACGACGGCCTGCCGGGCACGCGGACGGCGACCATCAGCCAGACGCTTGACTCGGCCGATAGCACGATCGATGGGGCGGTGACGACGATGCCGATCAATATTGGGTGGAGATTCGTTTTTGCGCCGGTAGTACGGAGATAATCTTAGAAGCGTAGAGTAGACTTGCCGGCGGGCGGCCTGCCATCCGCCGGCAATCCAAACCTGTGTCACTTAAGTTATGATACAATGGTCATATGGACACGACGTTTGAAGCCACATTAACCCTGCCCAACATTCCCTGGCAAGACCGCCCGGCCGGCAACAACGCCCCCATCTGGCGCTATAGCCACAACCCCATCATCCCCCGCAATCTGATCCCGTCGGCCAACAGCATCTTCAACAGCGCTGTCGTGCCTTTCAACGGCAAGTTCGCCGGCGTGTTTCGCTGCGACAACAAGAAGCGGGAGATGAACGTCCACCGCGGCTTCAGCGACGACGCCATCAACTGGCAACTGGATGATGATCCCATCGAATGGCGGTTCGCCGACCCGGAACTGGCCGGCTTCGAGCACCGCTACGACCCGCGGGTGACGTGGCTGGAAGACCGCTACTACGTCACCTGGTGCAACGGCTATCACGGCCCGACCATCGGCATCGGCTATACCCACGATTTCGAGTCGTTCCACTTTCTGGAGAACGCCTACCTGCCCTTCAACCGCAACGGCGTCCTCTTCCCGCGGCGCATCAACGGCAAGTACGTCATGCTGAGCCGGCCGAGCGACAACGGCCACACCCCGTTTGGCGACATCTATTTGAGCCACAGCCCCGACCTGGTCTACTGGGGCGAGCATCGCTACGTCATGGGCGTCAAAGGCGGCTGGCAATCGACCAAGATCGGGGCCGGGCCGACGCCCATCGAGACGCCGGAGGGCTGGCTGCTCATCTACCACGGCGTGCTGACGTCGTGCAACGGCTTTGTCTATAGCTTCGGCGCGGCGCTGCTCGATCTCGACCAGCCGTGGAAGGTGCTGTATCGCACCGCGCCCTACCTGCTGTCGCCGCAGACGCTCTATGAATGCGTCGGCGACGTGCCCAATGTGGCCTTCCCCTGCGCCGCGCTCTACGATGAACCGAGCGGCCGTCTGGCGATCTACTACGGCGGCGCGGATACCGTGACCGCGCTGGCCTTTGGGCAGATGAACGATCTGATCGATTATGTTAAGAGCAATTCACAGATATAGCCCAATGTGTTATACGGCTTGACTGTATGCTATTTGTACATATAATGGAGTTGCTCCATGAGTTATGAGTGGGATCCGGTCAAGGCTGAAATTAACCTGTTCAAGCATGACGTCGACTTCGCCGATGCCGTGGCCGTATTCGAAGATGAACAGGTATTGTGGCGTGATGACGTTGGCGACTGGGAGGAAGAGCGCTTTGTCGCTGTGGGAATGGATCATCTTAGCCGTGTTCTAATCGTCGTGTTTACTTTCCGCAGCGAGGTTGTGCGAATCATATCAGCCAGATTAGCCACAAAACAAGAGAGGGCTACATATGAGCAATCTAGATGACGAGATGCAGGCGGAATATGATTTCAGCCAGGCGCGCCGTGGCCCTATTGTTCCATCAGGGTCGCATAAGGAGCGTATCACGATTCGGATTGACGCCGACATCCTGCACTGGTTTCGGGATTATGTAAACTCTCGCGGTGGCGGCAGCTACCAGGCCATGATGAATCAGGCATTGCGAGAGTACATCGAAGACCAGAGCAAGGAATGGGAAACGTTATTACGGCGGGTAGTGCGCGAAGAGTTGCAGGCGGCAAGCGTCAGAGAGCCTGCTCACGAAAGTGTTGTTGATGTCTCGCCCTCGCTATCAAGCGTATAAACCCAATGCGCCTTGTCGTCGCAATAATCAAGGAACCGCCAACCGCGCCCACACCGGAAAATGATCGCTGGCCGTGATATGGCCCAGCACCCCGGCGTCCTGCCACTCAAAGCCGCGATAGAAGATGTGGTCAGTGGCCGACGGCCGCAGCCCAAAGCGCGTGAACGTCGGCCCCAGCGCGGCCGAGGCGTGGTCGATGCCTCCGGCATCAAAGAGTTGGGCCAGTTGGTTGACCCCCCGCCCGGTGACGGTATTGAAATCGCCGCCGATGATGACCCGTGTGGCGTCGGCGGGGATATCGTTGAGAATGGCCTCATACTGCGCCCGGCGCAACGAGCGCGGCGCGGTGGCCGTCTCGGCGTGGACGGAATAGACCAGCACCTCTTCGGTTCCCGCGTCCGCGTCGCCGATGCTCACCGTGGCCCGCGTGGCCGTGCGCTGTTGGCCGGTGAGGGGGTGCAGGCCGGGCAGGATGATCTTGGCCGGGTCGCTGATAGGCCAGCGGGACAGGATGGCGTTGCCGAAGTTGTCGCCGTGAGAGGCCACCGAGGCGGGGTAATAGACGTAGTTGTAGCCGAGGGCCTGGGCCACGGCGCTGACGCCACTCTCGTGCATCTCCTGCATCATGACGACGTCGGCCGCGGGTAATGGCGCGATGGATTGAAAGGCGGCGATGGTCTCGGTGATAGCCTCGCCATAGCGCAGGTTGTAGCTGACGACGACCCACTCGTCGAGCGCGGCGTCCGGCGCGACCCCGAAATTGCCCCGATAGAGCGGCCCCGCCTCATCGCTATGATTCTTCGTTCGATTAAACAGTCCCATCGCCATTCCCGTCTCATCCGCCACGCCCGGCAGCGTGGCGGCCAGTGTGGCCGGCAACTTCGCGTCGCGACAACTCATCAAAAAAAGTAGCAGCAGCGCCACCACGACAGCGGGCAACCCACGGCCGATCCGGGAACCGCGTCCGACTTTGGCGACGATGAAGCAACGACAGCCGGTAAGCATCGGGGAAATGTAACACATCGACCGCATTTGGGTGAGGTTTCTTAGCGGGGATTATAGTTGGGTTGGCCGGCCGCCCGCGCCACATGACAGGATTAATTATCTTTGTCTATGGGTATGGCCCCGGCCGGCGCGACGCCCATCGGCTGACATCCAGCCACGCCGCCGGAACCACCAGGCCACGACCAGCGTCAGGGCCAGCGAGACCAGGATCACCACCAGATACATGCTCGGCACATCCTCGCCCGGCAAAGCGACATTGATGCCATAGAAGGAAAAGATAATCATCGGCACGGTCAGCACGATCGTGATCGCGGCCAGGAATTTCATCACCACGTTCAGATTGTTGGAGATGAGCGAGGCGTAGGCGTCGGTCGTCGCCCCCAGCATGGTCAGCATCGTCTCGGCCATGTAATACCCCTGCCGATATTCGACCTGCACGTCCTCGAACATGCCCTGATCTTCCTTGTTCCAGCCGAAATAATCCTTGCCCTGCAAGTGCTCCACCATCTGATCGTTCCATTGCAGGCCGGTCTTCATGTAGACCAGGCTCTTCTCGTAGCGCAGCACCTCCAGCATCTCGCTGTTTTCGATGGAATCCCGGAGCCGTTGCTCCACGTCTTCCAGCCGCTTGTCGATTTCCTCCAGGTAGAGCAGGAACCAATCGCCCACCACGCCCAGGATGGCGATGATCATCTGGCTGGAGCGGTGGGTCGTCAGGTCCAGCTCGTCATAGATGTAATTCAGATCGCGCACGAAGTCGATCGGTTTGTGGCAGATGGTGATGAAGTAGTCGGGCAGGATGATGAGCGCCAGCGGCAGGGTGCGGAACGGCGTGGGACCCTCCTCGCCGAAATCATACGGCGTGCGGACGATGATCAGGTGCACGTTTTTCTGCGAATCGGTGCGGGCCACTTCGCGCGGGTCGGTGGCCGCCTTCAGGAAGTTCATCGGCACGCCCAGCTTTTGGTGCAGGCGCTCGATCTCTTCCGCCGTCGGCGCTTCGACGTGGATCCAGGTACCTTTGGCGATCTCATCGGCGGGCACAATCCAGCCGCCGGTATCGTGATAAACGTTGATCATGCGTCACCCCTTTGCGCCCCAAAGTATAAACAGGTCGCCGCTATTCACCAAGTAGGGCAAAGATTCTATATATAGGTGCCTGGGGACACAGAGCGCACAGAGGAGTCACAGAGTTACACAGAGAGAAGCTCTTACTCTTACCCTCTGTGTATCTCTGTGACTCCTCCGTGCTCTCCGTGTCCCTCTTCGTCAGCAGTCCATACGCTATCCTGCCACATCTAGAATTATTCGCTTATAATCCGGTCTAATTCGATTCTCAACCGCAACGCAAGCAGCTAACCGGAGGCCGCGCTGACCACCATCCAATCCATAACCGACCAGGCCACAACCGATCACCAGGCCGTTCTCGACCTTATCTTCTCCCAGATGCCGGAGCGGCAGAATAGCGCCTCCTCCACCTGGTGGTTCTTCCTGCTCTTCCCCGAGGGGCCGGACGGCTACGGCCCGCGCCAACTCATGTTTACCATTGCCACCCGCGCCGGGGGCCGGATGCGCATCGCCGACGTGCCGCTGCAAGGGTTCGACCCACACCGGTCGTTGGCCGCCGGCATCGACCGCTTCGAGGCCGCGGCCGTGGGCTGGTATAGCGACGGCCGCGGCGTCTATGACGACTACCTGCGCCACGCCGGCCCGGCCGTCCTCGACCTGCCCGGCGGCTCGCTCACCTGCGCCGCCCATGACCAGCCGGAATATGCCATGACCTTCCGCACCCCGCGCGGCGGGCGGCCCACCCTGGCAGCCGACATCCGCGGCCCCGGCGGGTCGGCCAGCTTCGAGACGTGGGGCGATCTGGACGCCACCATCTCCTCGCCCGTCGTCTCGATGGACATCACCACCCCCTTCGGCGGCACCCACTACATCGGCTGGCGGCGGCTCAATTTTCGCGGCCGGTTCGATCTGCCCGACGGCCCGGAGACGTTGCAGGGCATCGGCTTCTTCCAGCGCGTCTGCCTCAACGTGCCCACCTTCCCCTGGAAATGGATCTGGGCCGCCTTCCCCGACCAGTCCATCTTCACCGCCTACGTGCCCTATCTGGGGCTGAACCTGTTCCGCAAGGGGTACAAATTCTTCCGCAGCAACCGGCTGGAGCAGGCCACACTGTCTATCACCCAATCGGCGGCCTGGATTCCGCCCGGCGCGGCCGAGCCGGTGCTGTTCAACCGCATGGCGGCCACGCCGGTGCTCGGCCGCGGCCCCCATCCCGAATTCGAGATCAACGCTCGCAACGCCGCCGGCGATCACATCGCCTTCACCGCCGCGCCCTATGGCCTGTCGCGCTTCTACATCGACCGGCCCATCCTCGGCGGGTTGGTGGAATCCCATTGGAACTACAACGAGTATATGTTCCGCATGGAGAATTTGCGCGGTTCCGTGGCCGGCCGACCGCTCAGCCGGGAGCAGAATGGACAGGCGTTCGGCAGCCTGGAATATACGTATGGGCTCGGACTATGAAGAAATTACGAATTACGAATTACGAATTACGAATTAGGAATAGTTCTTCACTCATCGCTCGTCACCTAACTACTGACTGACCGCGCCATGCCACCCGACCGATCACGCAAACCGGAATGGACGCCCGACGACGGCGGCGAGGCCTTTGCCGCGCGGGTGTTGCCCGGCGTGGCCGGTGGGCACGATGGCCTGCCGTCGCTGGCGACCGACGCCGACGCAACGCCCGGCGTGCCCGCCGAACGACCGACCCGCCGCCCGCTGAGCGAGGATGAGTACGTCAACGGCGTGCTGGCCGGCGACCGCGCCGTGCTGGCCCGCGCCATCACCCTGATCGAGAGCAACGCCCCGGCCCATCTGGCCCAGAGCCAGGCCGTGCTGCGTCGCCTGCTGCCCCATAGCGGCCGGGCCATCCGCCTGGGCATCACCGGCGTGCCCGGCGCGGGCAAGAGCACCCTCATCGAGGCCCTGGGCATGAAGCTCATCGCCGACGGCCACCGCCTGGGCGTACTGGCGATTGACCCCACCAGCAGCCTCACCGGCGGCAGCATCCTGGGCGACAAGACGCGCATGGAAGAGCTGAGCCGCCGGCCCGAGGCGTTCATTCGCCCCTCACCGGCCGGCGGGGTGCTGGGCGGCGTGGCCCGCAAGACGCGCGAGACGATGCTCGTCTGCGAGGCGGCCGGCTTCGACGTCATCATCGTCGAGACAGTGGGGGCCGGGCAAAACGAGATCACCGTCCGCTCGATGGTCGATTTCTTCCTGCTGGTGCTCATCCCCGGCGCGGGCGACGAGTTGCAGGGCATCAAGAAAGGCGTGGTGGAACTGGCCGACGCCATCGCCATCAACAAGGCCGACGGCGACAATCGCATCCGCGCCGAGGCTGCCCGCGCCGAATACAACCGGGCACTCCACTACCTGACCCCGGCCGGCGATTGGCGGCCGCGCGCCTACACCTGCTCGGCCGTCAGCGGCGAGGGGATTGAGGCGTTGTGGCAGGTCATCGGCCGCTTCCGCCAGCGGGCGACCGAAAGCGGCGCCTTCGAGGCCCGCCGCCGCGCCCAGGCCCGCGACTGGCTGCGCGCCCTGGTCGACGAGGGCATCCGCGCCGCCTTCTATGACCGGCCGGTGGTGCGCGCCGCCCTAGCCGAGGTCGAGGCGGCGGTGATGGACGGCACACTGCCGGCCACGACGGCCGCCCAACAGCTATTGGCCCTGTTGGAAGAGTAATCTCCATTCCATCCCCCACGCCGCCTATGCGTCGCCTCACCCCTCTGCGATTCTTCTGGCTGGCCTCTCTGGGTCTGGCCCTGGTCTACGGCTGGACGCTGACCGAACGGCTGACGGTCACGGTGAGCGTGGCCGATGGGCGCTGCACGGCCGTTCTCTATGACCGTACCAGCGCCATCGACTGCCCCGGTCTGGGCAGCGGCGCGCTCCTGACCTATGCCGAGCGGCAACCTGTCGCCGGTTTTGTTCCCCAGGCGGCGTGGCAGGTCGTGGAACTCTCGGCCTTCGGCGAAGCGCTGCCGCCAACCGCCCCCCTGCCCACCCGGTTCGAGGCGACCGGCCGGCTGGCGCGGCCGTACCAACCGGCCGGTCTGATCTTCCAACGGCCGGGCGAAACGTCGGGCTGGGCGTTCGTCATCGACGGCCCGCAGCGGCGCGGCGTGTGGTGGACGTGGCGGGAGGGAGCGCTTGGCGAGCCGTTGCGTGGCATCCCGCTGGATCGGCCGTTAACCGTCCAAGCCCAGGCGTTCGCCCGGCAGTTGTTGCGCGGGTGGTGGGGGGCGGTGGGGTTGGTGGTGGTGGGTTTGGGGCTTAGGGTGATCGGGAACAGAGTTGGGCGATGGCGAAAAGGCGGGATTGGCGAACAAATCCAGAAAGACCAAAGCGGTGATTGAGAAGATACTGGTCAGAACGGGCCGCCAGCCGCGTCGTGTTTTTGAAGGTAAACAAATAAATGAACACCTCCGCCCGATGGATAAATCCATCGGCTGGTACATAAAACCGCGTTAAAACGCGTTGCCGGCGCTTCCGCAACCGGCTTCAGCCGGGTTTAGTGTAGCGGCGGGTTTATGCGTTTTGACAAATAAATACGAGATTTTTTGCACTATAAGATTTACCGCCATATGTCCGGATTTAGCGTACTCTGGAAGAGCAATCGACCCCATATATAGGCGATTTCCCTATAGTGCAACAACTCTACGGATATAGGCTCGTAGGTGGAGCTTCCAGCTCCACGTCCGCCCAGTGGGTGGAACTGGAAGTTCCACCTACGTGGATAGCCGCACTAATTTGTCAAAGAGCATGAGCCCGCCTGCCAACCGCGCCGGATCATTGAAGATAAACAAATAAATGAACACATCCACACGATGGATGAATCCATTCCCTGCTACACAAAACCGCGTTAAAACGCGTTGCCGGAGCTTCTGCAACCGGCTTTAGCCGGGTTTTGTGTAGCAGCGGCGGGTTTGAACCCGCCTGCCGCCCGTGCCAAGAATATGCTATATATTTTGTTAAACCGAACTCGCGCCCTACGAACCTCAGAATAACTCAGAATAACCGTGTAACGGTATTACAATGTATAAATGCGGGAATAGTATAAATGCGGGAATAATATAGTTGGCGACATATTGGCTATGCGAAATTTACATAAACAAAGGAGCTTGGCGCAGTTGCTTATGATTGCTCCCATCCTCTTCACCTTCGCCATCGCCACCCACGTTGCCATCCACGTCCTCGAACGCGCCCCCCACGTCCAGGACTCGGTGACCTATCTCTTCCAGGCCCAAACGCTGGCCCGCGGCCGCCTGACCGCGCCTGCCCCGCCGCTGGCCGAAGCCGAGGCCACGCCCCACTTCGCCCAGGAGTTCCTGCTCGTGCGCCACGGCCGCTGGTTCGGCAAGTACACCCCCGGCTACCCGATGCTCCTGGCGTTGGGCGTACTTGTCCGCGCCCCCTGGCTGGTCAACCCGCTGCTGGCCGCGCTGGCGGTGGCGGTGATGTTCCCGTTGAGCAAGGAGTTGATGGGCGACCGCCGACGACAGACCGCTGACCACGTATTGACGGGCGACCGCCGACGACAGACCGCTGACCACGTATTGACGGGCGACCGCCGACGACAGACCGCTGACCACGAATTGACTGATGATGGCCGACAGTCAACAATCGACACCCAAAAAACAACCCACACCCAAATAACTGACCCGCTGCCCACTCATCTACTGCTACCCCTCCTCCTGGCCCTCTCGCCCTTCTTCCTCATCATGTCCGGCAGCCTGATGGCTCACACCGCCGAATTATGGTGGACACTGCTCTTCATGTTGGCCTGGGCGCGGACGTGGCGCGGCGCGGTGGGACAAGGCGCGGCGGGGCAAAGCGGACAGCGCGGCCAAAGGCACTGGCCCGTCATGTCCGGCAGCCTGACGGCCCACACCGCCGAATTATGGTGGACACTGCTCTTCATGTTGGCCTGGGCGCGGACGTGGCGCGGCGCGGTGGGACAAGGGGGAAAGCGCGGCCAAAGGCACTGGCCCGTCATGTCCGGCAGCCTGATGGCCCGCACCACCGAACGATGGTGGACATCGCTCTTCATGTTGGCCTGGGCGCGGACGTGGCGCGGCGCGGTGGGACAAGGGAGAAAGCGGGGCCAAAGGCACTGGCCCGTCATGTCCGGCAACCTGATGGCCCACACCGCCGAACTATGGTGGACATCGCTCTTCATGTTGGCCTGGGCGCGGACGTGGCGGGGCGCGGCGGGGCAAGGCGAACAGCACGGCCAAAGGCACTGGCCCGTCATGTCCGGCAGGCTGATAACCCACACCGCCGAACGATGGTGGACATCGCCCTTCATGTTGGCCTGGGCACGGGCCTGGCGCGGTGCGGCGGGGCACGGCGAACAGCGCGGCCAAAGGCACTGGCCCGTCATGTCCGGCAGCCTGATGGCCCACACCGCCGAGCTATGGTGGACAACGCTGTTCATGTTCGCCTGGGCGCGGGCCTGGCGCGGCGCGGCG includes:
- a CDS encoding BrnT family toxin — translated: MSYEWDPVKAEINLFKHDVDFADAVAVFEDEQVLWRDDVGDWEEERFVAVGMDHLSRVLIVVFTFRSEVVRIISARLATKQERATYEQSR
- a CDS encoding glycoside hydrolase family 130 protein, with amino-acid sequence MDTTFEATLTLPNIPWQDRPAGNNAPIWRYSHNPIIPRNLIPSANSIFNSAVVPFNGKFAGVFRCDNKKREMNVHRGFSDDAINWQLDDDPIEWRFADPELAGFEHRYDPRVTWLEDRYYVTWCNGYHGPTIGIGYTHDFESFHFLENAYLPFNRNGVLFPRRINGKYVMLSRPSDNGHTPFGDIYLSHSPDLVYWGEHRYVMGVKGGWQSTKIGAGPTPIETPEGWLLIYHGVLTSCNGFVYSFGAALLDLDQPWKVLYRTAPYLLSPQTLYECVGDVPNVAFPCAALYDEPSGRLAIYYGGADTVTALAFGQMNDLIDYVKSNSQI
- a CDS encoding magnesium transporter CorA family protein, whose product is MINVYHDTGGWIVPADEIAKGTWIHVEAPTAEEIERLHQKLGVPMNFLKAATDPREVARTDSQKNVHLIIVRTPYDFGEEGPTPFRTLPLALIILPDYFITICHKPIDFVRDLNYIYDELDLTTHRSSQMIIAILGVVGDWFLLYLEEIDKRLEDVEQRLRDSIENSEMLEVLRYEKSLVYMKTGLQWNDQMVEHLQGKDYFGWNKEDQGMFEDVQVEYRQGYYMAETMLTMLGATTDAYASLISNNLNVVMKFLAAITIVLTVPMIIFSFYGINVALPGEDVPSMYLVVILVSLALTLVVAWWFRRRGWMSADGRRAGRGHTHRQR
- the meaB gene encoding methylmalonyl Co-A mutase-associated GTPase MeaB, which encodes MPPDRSRKPEWTPDDGGEAFAARVLPGVAGGHDGLPSLATDADATPGVPAERPTRRPLSEDEYVNGVLAGDRAVLARAITLIESNAPAHLAQSQAVLRRLLPHSGRAIRLGITGVPGAGKSTLIEALGMKLIADGHRLGVLAIDPTSSLTGGSILGDKTRMEELSRRPEAFIRPSPAGGVLGGVARKTRETMLVCEAAGFDVIIVETVGAGQNEITVRSMVDFFLLVLIPGAGDELQGIKKGVVELADAIAINKADGDNRIRAEAARAEYNRALHYLTPAGDWRPRAYTCSAVSGEGIEALWQVIGRFRQRATESGAFEARRRAQARDWLRALVDEGIRAAFYDRPVVRAALAEVEAAVMDGTLPATTAAQQLLALLEE
- a CDS encoding endonuclease/exonuclease/phosphatase family protein — encoded protein: MPAVVVALLLLFLMSCRDAKLPATLAATLPGVADETGMAMGLFNRTKNHSDEAGPLYRGNFGVAPDAALDEWVVVSYNLRYGEAITETIAAFQSIAPLPAADVVMMQEMHESGVSAVAQALGYNYVYYPASVASHGDNFGNAILSRWPISDPAKIILPGLHPLTGQQRTATRATVSIGDADAGTEEVLVYSVHAETATAPRSLRRAQYEAILNDIPADATRVIIGGDFNTVTGRGVNQLAQLFDAGGIDHASAALGPTFTRFGLRPSATDHIFYRGFEWQDAGVLGHITASDHFPVWARLAVP
- a CDS encoding BrnA antitoxin family protein translates to MSNLDDEMQAEYDFSQARRGPIVPSGSHKERITIRIDADILHWFRDYVNSRGGGSYQAMMNQALREYIEDQSKEWETLLRRVVREELQAASVREPAHESVVDVSPSLSSV